In Ilumatobacter fluminis, the following proteins share a genomic window:
- the dcd gene encoding dCTP deaminase, giving the protein MILSDRTMREQIDAGRIVIDPFDPSLIQPSSIDVRISNLFRVFRNHTAGVIDVKQDQRDLTELVEIPDDGSEAFMLHPGEFVLGATLERIAVPDDLVGRVEGKSSLGRLGLLIHSTAGFLDSGFDGHITLELANVASLPITLYAGMKIGQVSFMQMTTPADHPYGSGAQGSKYQGQRGPTPSRYFENFD; this is encoded by the coding sequence GTGATCCTCTCAGACCGCACCATGCGCGAACAGATCGACGCCGGACGGATCGTGATCGACCCGTTCGACCCGTCGCTGATCCAGCCGTCGTCGATCGACGTGCGGATCTCCAACCTGTTCCGCGTGTTCCGGAACCACACGGCCGGCGTGATCGACGTCAAGCAGGACCAGCGCGACCTGACCGAACTCGTGGAGATCCCCGATGACGGGAGTGAGGCGTTCATGCTGCACCCGGGCGAGTTCGTCCTCGGGGCGACACTCGAACGGATCGCGGTCCCCGACGATCTGGTCGGGCGCGTCGAGGGCAAGTCGTCGCTCGGGCGGCTCGGTCTTCTCATTCACAGCACCGCGGGTTTTCTCGACTCGGGCTTCGACGGTCACATCACCCTCGAGTTGGCGAACGTCGCCAGCCTGCCGATCACGCTGTACGCGGGCATGAAGATCGGCCAGGTCAGCTTCATGCAGATGACCACACCGGCCGACCACCCCTACGGCAGCGGCGCCCAGGGCTCGAAGTACCAGGGTCAGCGTGGCCCGACCCCGAGTCGCTACTTCGAGAACTTCGACTGA
- a CDS encoding ROK family protein — protein sequence MSNTNATGARSESVRLMNQSVVLRAVHLAGEQSRSALVPATDLTRGAVGTIVGDLVGLGLLEEERAMSDGSPGRPSTLVRPSGRAVVIAFDLRVETIAVGVFTLGGRRLAGTRISRDHDRGPEHTVDELAVIARGLLELLPADTVVHGVGAAIAGLVRHDDQLVVSGPNLGWRDVPLGDLLRDRLGPDIHVAVGNDADLGALAESRRGAAVGLDDLVYISGEVGIGGGMIVGGRPLIGSAGCSGEVGHIPVNPIGIDCNCGSIGCWETEAGDHALFRRVGRPDVVGSAAIEAIVRDAIAGDRKVLAAIDEQARWIAFGLAGIINVFDPDMVVLGGSLARLHPHIAATLDRELDRRVFDVIRSRVRVVPSALGIDSMLIGAAEWAWDRVLTEPAHAANGVAVPKIVRRIA from the coding sequence ATGAGCAACACCAACGCCACCGGGGCGAGAAGCGAATCGGTTCGCCTGATGAACCAGTCCGTCGTGCTGCGCGCCGTCCACCTGGCCGGTGAACAGAGCCGGTCGGCGCTGGTCCCTGCGACCGACCTGACGCGCGGCGCCGTCGGCACGATCGTCGGCGACCTGGTCGGCCTCGGTCTCCTCGAGGAAGAACGGGCGATGTCCGACGGCAGCCCGGGTCGGCCGTCGACCCTCGTCCGACCGAGCGGTCGAGCCGTCGTCATCGCCTTCGACCTCCGGGTCGAGACGATCGCAGTCGGCGTCTTCACGCTCGGCGGCAGGCGACTCGCCGGCACCAGGATCTCTCGCGACCACGATCGAGGACCGGAACACACGGTCGACGAACTCGCCGTCATCGCCCGTGGACTGCTCGAGCTCCTGCCGGCCGACACCGTCGTCCACGGGGTCGGGGCGGCGATCGCCGGCCTGGTTCGTCACGACGACCAACTCGTGGTGAGCGGCCCCAACCTCGGCTGGCGCGACGTCCCCCTCGGTGACTTGCTCCGCGATCGGCTGGGCCCCGACATCCATGTGGCGGTCGGCAACGACGCCGACCTCGGCGCGCTCGCGGAGAGCCGGCGCGGCGCGGCGGTCGGACTCGACGATCTGGTCTACATCTCCGGCGAGGTCGGCATCGGCGGCGGCATGATCGTCGGAGGACGCCCACTCATCGGATCGGCCGGTTGCTCGGGCGAGGTCGGCCACATTCCCGTCAATCCGATCGGGATCGACTGCAACTGCGGATCGATCGGCTGCTGGGAGACCGAAGCGGGCGACCACGCGCTGTTCCGTCGGGTCGGCCGTCCCGACGTCGTCGGGAGCGCCGCGATCGAGGCGATCGTGCGCGACGCGATCGCAGGCGACCGGAAGGTGCTGGCCGCGATCGACGAGCAGGCCCGGTGGATCGCCTTCGGACTCGCCGGGATCATCAACGTGTTCGACCCCGACATGGTGGTGCTCGGAGGATCGCTCGCTCGGCTCCACCCGCACATCGCAGCGACGCTCGACCGCGAACTCGACCGGCGGGTCTTCGACGTCATCCGCTCGCGGGTGCGCGTCGTGCCGAGCGCGCTCGGCATCGACTCGATGCTCATCGGGGCGGCCGAGTGGGCCTGGGACCGGGTCCTGACCGAACCCGCTCACGCCGCGAACGGCGTCGCCGTGCCGAAGATCGTCCGCCGTATCGCTTGA
- a CDS encoding sugar ABC transporter substrate-binding protein, protein MRSSLKKGAVLVAALSLVAAACGDDDDGGDTTDAPDDSGDDADAGDDGDSGDSGDDGDSGDAAGGKVGFILPDSASSARWEDFDRPLIEAACDEAGIECLIQNAEGDKDNMATIADQMIADGIGVLAIVNLDSESGAAIQEKAAAAGVKNIDYDRLTLGGSADVYVSFDNVAVGTTQGEGLIECFGGDTEGKRIIQLHGSPTDNNATLFREGYQAAIEGAGFETVGEEAVPDWDNAQGGVIFEQLLTAAGGQVDGVLVANDGLSLAAQAVLADNGLTLPTTGQDATVDGLRAILQGTQCMTVYKPVVVEAEAAVAAAVALLNDEAPDTDATIDNENGEIPFVQGEVTGIFIDNINVPIDDGFVSAADVCAGLEDLCAEAGISTDGSSGDDGDEGASADGKVGFILPDSASSARWEDFDRPLIEAACDEAGIECLIQNAEGDKDNMATIADQMIADGIGVLAIVNLDSESGAAIQEKAAAAGVKNIDYDRLTLGGSADVYVSFDNVAVGTTQGEGLIECFGGDTEGKRIIQLHGSPTDNNATLFREGYQAAIEGAGFETVGEEAVPDWDNAQGGVIFEQLLTAAGGQVDGVLVANDGLSLAAQAVLSDNGLTLPTTGQDATVDGLRAILQGTQCMTVYKPVVVEAEAAVAAAVALLNDEAPDTGATIDNENGEIPFVQGEVTGIFIDNINVPIDDGFVSRDDVCDGIEDACEAAGL, encoded by the coding sequence ATGAGAAGCAGCCTGAAGAAGGGCGCCGTGCTCGTCGCGGCACTCTCGCTCGTCGCAGCAGCATGCGGCGACGACGATGACGGTGGCGACACCACCGACGCGCCGGACGATTCCGGCGACGACGCAGACGCCGGTGACGACGGCGACTCGGGCGACTCGGGCGACGACGGGGACTCCGGCGATGCGGCCGGCGGCAAGGTGGGGTTCATCTTGCCGGACTCGGCGTCGTCGGCTCGTTGGGAGGACTTCGATCGTCCGTTGATCGAAGCTGCGTGTGACGAGGCCGGGATCGAGTGCCTGATCCAGAACGCCGAAGGCGACAAGGACAACATGGCCACGATCGCCGACCAGATGATCGCCGACGGCATCGGCGTGCTCGCGATCGTGAACCTCGACTCCGAGTCCGGCGCCGCGATCCAGGAAAAGGCCGCCGCGGCCGGCGTGAAGAACATCGACTACGACCGTCTCACCCTCGGCGGCTCCGCCGACGTGTACGTCAGCTTCGACAACGTCGCCGTCGGAACCACCCAGGGCGAAGGCCTGATCGAATGCTTCGGTGGCGACACCGAAGGCAAGCGGATCATCCAGCTCCACGGTTCACCGACCGACAACAACGCGACCCTGTTCCGTGAGGGCTACCAGGCCGCCATCGAAGGCGCCGGGTTCGAAACCGTCGGCGAAGAAGCCGTGCCCGACTGGGACAACGCCCAGGGCGGCGTCATCTTCGAGCAGCTCCTGACCGCCGCCGGCGGCCAGGTCGACGGTGTCCTCGTCGCCAACGACGGCCTGTCGCTCGCCGCGCAGGCAGTGCTCGCCGACAACGGCCTCACCCTGCCGACCACGGGCCAGGACGCCACCGTCGACGGACTCCGCGCCATCCTCCAGGGCACCCAGTGCATGACCGTCTACAAGCCCGTCGTCGTCGAGGCCGAAGCCGCGGTCGCCGCCGCGGTCGCGCTCCTCAACGACGAAGCACCCGACACCGACGCCACCATCGACAACGAGAACGGCGAGATCCCGTTCGTCCAAGGCGAAGTCACCGGCATCTTCATCGACAACATCAACGTCCCCATCGACGACGGCTTCGTCAGCGCCGCCGACGTGTGTGCCGGTCTCGAGGACCTGTGCGCCGAGGCGGGCATCTCGACCGACGGTTCGTCGGGTGACGATGGCGACGAGGGTGCGTCGGCGGACGGCAAGGTGGGGTTCATCTTGCCGGACTCGGCGTCGTCGGCTCGTTGGGAGGACTTCGATCGTCCGTTGATCGAAGCTGCGTGTGACGAGGCCGGGATCGAGTGCCTGATCCAGAACGCCGAAGGCGACAAGGACAACATGGCCACGATCGCCGACCAGATGATCGCCGACGGCATCGGCGTGCTCGCGATCGTGAACCTCGACTCCGAGTCCGGCGCCGCGATCCAGGAAAAGGCCGCCGCGGCCGGCGTGAAGAACATCGACTACGACCGTCTCACCCTCGGCGGCTCCGCCGACGTGTACGTCAGCTTCGACAACGTCGCCGTCGGAACCACCCAGGGCGAAGGCCTGATCGAATGCTTCGGTGGCGACACCGAAGGCAAGCGGATCATCCAGCTCCACGGTTCACCGACCGACAACAACGCGACCCTGTTCCGTGAGGGCTACCAGGCCGCCATCGAAGGCGCCGGGTTCGAAACCGTCGGCGAAGAAGCCGTGCCCGACTGGGACAACGCCCAGGGCGGCGTCATCTTCGAGCAGCTCCTGACCGCCGCCGGCGGCCAGGTCGACGGTGTCCTCGTCGCCAACGACGGCCTGTCGCTCGCCGCGCAGGCGGTGCTGTCCGACAACGGCCTCACCCTGCCGACCACGGGCCAGGACGCCACCGTCGACGGACTCCGCGCCATCCTCCAGGGCACCCAGTGCATGACCGTCTACAAGCCCGTCGTCGTCGAGGCCGAAGCCGCGGTCGCCGCCGCGGTCGCGCTCCTCAACGACGAAGCACCCGACACCGGCGCCACCATCGACAACGAGAACGGCGAGATCCCGTTCGTCCAAGGCGAAGTCACCGGCATCTTCATCGACAACATCAACGTCCCCATCGACGACGGCTTCGTCAGCCGTGACGATGTGTGCGACGGCATCGAGGACGCCTGCGAGGCCGCAGGCCTCTAG
- a CDS encoding ATP-binding cassette domain-containing protein has protein sequence MSADTPLLEVRGVNKSFGPVHVLHDVDFTVYPGTVTALIGDNGAGKSTLVKSITGIYGCDSGRFRFEGNDVEIDGPRDAAELGIEVVYQDLALCENLDIVQNMFLGRERLSKGLLDEHSMEQAARDTLAGLGVRTVKSVRQLVSSLSGGQRQTVAIAKAVLWNSKVVLLDEPTAALGVAQTRQVLDLVRRLAEQGLGVVLISHNMNEVLEVSDRVACMYLGRVVADVEVDDATTREFLVELITSGRSGDVGLHEEATV, from the coding sequence ATGAGTGCTGACACTCCGCTCCTCGAAGTGAGGGGCGTCAACAAGTCGTTCGGACCGGTACACGTCCTGCACGACGTCGACTTCACCGTGTACCCGGGCACCGTCACCGCGTTGATCGGCGACAACGGCGCCGGCAAGTCGACGCTGGTGAAGAGCATCACCGGCATCTACGGCTGCGACTCGGGCCGGTTCCGGTTCGAAGGGAACGACGTCGAGATCGACGGGCCTCGCGACGCCGCCGAGCTCGGGATCGAGGTCGTGTACCAGGACCTCGCGCTGTGCGAGAACCTCGACATCGTCCAGAACATGTTCCTCGGCCGCGAGCGGTTGTCGAAGGGCCTGCTCGACGAGCACTCGATGGAACAGGCCGCACGCGACACCCTCGCCGGGCTCGGCGTTCGCACGGTCAAGAGCGTCCGCCAGCTCGTGTCGTCGCTGTCGGGCGGTCAACGCCAGACGGTCGCCATTGCGAAGGCCGTGCTCTGGAACTCGAAGGTCGTGCTCCTCGACGAGCCGACCGCGGCGCTCGGCGTCGCCCAGACCCGCCAGGTGCTCGACCTGGTCCGCCGGCTCGCCGAGCAGGGCCTCGGCGTCGTGCTGATCTCGCACAACATGAACGAGGTCCTCGAGGTGTCCGACCGTGTCGCCTGCATGTATCTCGGCCGGGTCGTGGCCGACGTCGAGGTCGACGACGCGACCACCCGAGAGTTCCTCGTCGAACTGATCACGTCCGGCCGCTCGGGCGACGTCGGCCTGCACGAGGAGGCGACCGTCTGA
- a CDS encoding sugar ABC transporter permease, with product MSDVTTATTPGDDDAGSSAAADSPIATQAASDFALDTAPRDLRGAIDDSIARLKGGQLGSLPAILAIIVLVTVFGAVSPDSFLSKINFANFLEQSSAVIVIAMAVTFVLLLGEIDLAAGFTAGVSAAVLATRLEEWSLIPALIASMLVAMLLGSFTGFMVARVGIPSFVVTLANFLLFQGILLQLVRQGGSVRIDNQIVKDMVGGSMSPAVSWIFTVTTLVLYGISLVRRQRMSHGAVPVSLIAIKWGLAAVGAAVVTVILNQNRAFPNAPAPIEGMPYVVPLVLVLLLVLTFILTRTRYGRHLYAVGGNAEAARRAGINVTRIRLSAFTATGLIAGIGGMFLASRVNSVDPNTGANDTLLLAVGAAVIGGTSLFGGQGRMLNAVLGGFVLALIPNGLTLVGKQDIPGFGEVDFGSSGIKFMCAGLALLLASSVDALSRKRGT from the coding sequence ATGAGCGACGTCACGACCGCCACCACCCCCGGAGACGACGACGCCGGCAGCAGCGCGGCCGCCGACTCCCCCATCGCCACCCAGGCTGCGAGCGACTTCGCGCTCGACACCGCACCGCGCGACCTGCGCGGAGCGATCGACGACTCGATCGCCCGTCTCAAGGGCGGCCAGCTCGGCTCACTGCCTGCGATCCTCGCCATCATCGTGCTCGTCACGGTGTTCGGCGCCGTCAGCCCCGACAGCTTTCTGTCGAAGATCAACTTCGCGAACTTCCTCGAACAGTCGTCCGCGGTCATCGTGATCGCAATGGCGGTGACCTTCGTCCTGCTCCTCGGCGAGATCGACCTGGCCGCCGGATTCACCGCCGGTGTGTCGGCCGCCGTCCTCGCGACGCGACTCGAGGAATGGTCGCTGATACCGGCGTTGATCGCGTCGATGTTGGTGGCCATGCTGCTCGGGTCGTTCACCGGATTCATGGTCGCCCGCGTCGGCATCCCGTCGTTCGTGGTGACGCTCGCGAACTTCCTGCTCTTCCAGGGCATCCTGCTGCAGCTCGTCCGCCAGGGCGGCAGTGTGCGGATCGACAACCAGATCGTGAAAGACATGGTCGGCGGTTCGATGAGCCCGGCCGTCTCGTGGATCTTCACCGTCACCACGCTCGTGCTCTACGGCATCTCCCTCGTCCGCCGTCAGCGGATGTCGCACGGTGCGGTCCCCGTGTCGCTCATCGCGATCAAGTGGGGCCTCGCTGCCGTCGGCGCTGCCGTCGTCACCGTGATCCTCAACCAGAACCGTGCCTTCCCGAACGCCCCCGCACCGATCGAGGGCATGCCCTACGTCGTACCGCTCGTGCTCGTCCTGTTGCTCGTCCTCACGTTCATCCTGACCCGAACCCGCTATGGGCGACACCTCTATGCCGTCGGCGGCAACGCCGAGGCGGCGCGGCGTGCCGGCATCAACGTGACCCGTATTCGGCTGTCGGCCTTCACGGCAACGGGGCTGATCGCCGGCATCGGCGGCATGTTCCTCGCCTCGCGCGTCAACTCGGTCGACCCGAACACCGGTGCCAACGACACCTTGTTGCTGGCGGTCGGCGCCGCGGTGATCGGCGGCACGTCGTTGTTCGGCGGCCAGGGCCGGATGCTCAACGCCGTGCTCGGCGGCTTCGTGCTCGCGCTCATCCCGAACGGTCTGACACTCGTCGGCAAGCAGGACATCCCGGGTTTCGGCGAGGTCGACTTCGGCAGCTCCGGCATCAAGTTCATGTGCGCCGGGCTCGCCCTGCTGCTGGCATCGAGCGTCGACGCACTGAGCCGCAAGCGAGGTACCTGA
- a CDS encoding FMN-binding negative transcriptional regulator, with translation MYEPQAFREHRDDVVLDLVRTAGFGHLVVTHDGALTSTPVPFVADDELTTVRAHLARPNSVWRAAPCDALLIVPVTDAYVSPGWYPSKAEHGRVVPTWNYEVVHLHGRLVAHDDAEWVRRQITALTDTNEAAFPSPWAVTDAPDDHITKLVRAIVGVELTVDRVDAKRKLSQNRGDDDRAGVRRGLGERDDRSRAVASAMEEHEEDQ, from the coding sequence GTGTACGAACCACAGGCCTTCCGGGAGCATCGGGACGATGTCGTCCTCGACCTCGTTCGCACCGCAGGCTTCGGCCACCTCGTCGTCACCCACGACGGTGCCCTCACGTCGACGCCGGTGCCGTTCGTGGCCGACGACGAACTCACAACAGTGCGAGCCCACCTCGCCCGCCCGAACAGTGTCTGGCGAGCGGCGCCGTGCGACGCCCTGCTGATCGTGCCGGTCACCGACGCCTACGTGTCACCGGGCTGGTATCCGAGCAAGGCCGAGCACGGCCGGGTCGTCCCGACGTGGAACTACGAGGTCGTCCACCTCCACGGTCGGCTGGTCGCCCACGACGACGCCGAGTGGGTGCGCCGTCAGATCACCGCCCTCACCGACACGAACGAGGCAGCCTTCCCCTCCCCGTGGGCCGTCACCGACGCGCCGGACGACCACATCACCAAGCTCGTCCGGGCCATCGTCGGCGTCGAACTGACGGTCGACCGGGTCGATGCGAAGCGCAAGCTGAGCCAGAACCGCGGCGACGACGATCGGGCCGGCGTTCGGCGCGGGCTGGGCGAACGAGACGATCGTTCCCGAGCAGTAGCGTCGGCGATGGAGGAGCACGAGGAGGACCAGTGA
- a CDS encoding SAM-dependent methyltransferase, with the protein METGIEPIGYVVGSRAQRQDDNWDAEVSVIRLAVRFGRDTTAGLADFSHVEVVFRFHGVSDDEVTVDARHPRNNEAWPKVGIFAQRASKRPNRIGVTMCRLVQVDGTHVHVRGLDAIDGTPVLDIKPVMAEFLPRGEVRQPEWSHELMRSYWSTD; encoded by the coding sequence ATGGAGACCGGGATCGAGCCGATCGGGTACGTCGTCGGCAGCCGAGCGCAGCGCCAGGACGACAACTGGGACGCCGAGGTGTCGGTCATCCGTCTCGCGGTCCGCTTCGGTCGCGACACCACCGCCGGCCTCGCCGACTTCTCCCACGTCGAGGTGGTGTTCCGCTTCCACGGCGTCTCCGACGACGAGGTGACCGTCGACGCCCGACATCCACGTAACAACGAGGCCTGGCCGAAAGTCGGCATCTTCGCCCAACGAGCCAGCAAGCGCCCGAACCGGATCGGCGTGACGATGTGCCGCCTCGTGCAGGTCGACGGCACCCACGTGCACGTGCGTGGACTCGACGCGATCGACGGGACGCCGGTGCTCGATATCAAGCCGGTGATGGCCGAGTTCCTCCCACGTGGGGAGGTTCGTCAACCCGAGTGGTCGCACGAGCTGATGCGCAGCTACTGGTCGACCGACTGA
- a CDS encoding YihY/virulence factor BrkB family protein — translation MSILHRNDETDTDDVPSRDDVVDVTAPMVPDDVNDVRDDEHGRAATNPLKMPWRGWRDVALRVKDEWGNDHVGMAAAAVAFYAFLALIPAMAALVSILGLVAQGDDPQEVIEDLFGALPSEAQSLLSDQLATISESSSGSLSFGLVVGVVLSIWSASGAIGQLVNTINIAYDEEETRSWFARKGASLVLTFGAILYVAFAVFMVVALPQIIDASALGIGTRRILNILIWPGLAISFMLALAVLYRLGPDRSAARWRWVSVGSVFAVVAWIAVTLGFRFYVGQFGSYNETYGSLAGVIIALFWLWLTAVVILLGAEINAEMEHQTAHDTTVGGDQPMGERGAVKADTLGELQ, via the coding sequence ATGTCGATCCTTCACCGCAACGACGAAACCGACACCGACGACGTGCCGTCCCGCGACGACGTCGTCGACGTGACGGCGCCGATGGTGCCCGACGACGTCAACGACGTGCGCGACGACGAGCACGGCAGGGCCGCCACCAACCCCCTGAAGATGCCCTGGCGTGGCTGGCGCGACGTAGCGCTCCGTGTGAAGGACGAATGGGGCAACGACCACGTCGGGATGGCCGCCGCAGCCGTTGCGTTTTATGCGTTCCTGGCCCTCATCCCGGCCATGGCGGCGCTCGTCTCGATTCTCGGGCTGGTCGCCCAGGGCGACGATCCGCAGGAAGTCATCGAGGACTTGTTCGGGGCGCTGCCGTCCGAAGCGCAGTCGCTGCTGTCGGATCAGCTCGCCACGATCAGCGAATCGTCCTCGGGCTCGCTGTCGTTCGGTCTCGTGGTCGGTGTCGTCTTGTCGATCTGGTCTGCCTCCGGAGCGATCGGACAGCTGGTCAACACGATCAACATCGCCTACGACGAAGAAGAGACACGCAGCTGGTTCGCCCGCAAGGGTGCTTCCCTCGTGCTGACGTTCGGCGCGATCCTCTACGTCGCCTTCGCCGTCTTCATGGTGGTGGCGTTGCCACAGATCATCGATGCGTCGGCGCTCGGTATCGGCACCCGCCGGATCCTGAACATCCTCATCTGGCCCGGTCTCGCGATCAGCTTCATGCTCGCCCTGGCGGTGCTCTACCGCCTCGGCCCGGATCGCAGTGCCGCACGCTGGCGGTGGGTGTCGGTCGGTTCGGTCTTCGCTGTGGTCGCCTGGATCGCCGTGACGCTCGGGTTCCGCTTCTATGTCGGCCAGTTCGGGTCGTACAACGAGACGTACGGCTCGCTCGCCGGCGTGATCATCGCCTTGTTCTGGCTCTGGCTCACTGCGGTCGTGATCCTGCTCGGTGCCGAGATCAACGCGGAGATGGAGCACCAGACCGCCCACGACACGACTGTCGGTGGCGATCAGCCGATGGGCGAGCGGGGCGCCGTGAAGGCCGACACCCTCGGCGAACTGCAGTAA
- a CDS encoding ABC transporter ATP-binding protein: MTQVALEHVTVRRQSNTILDDVSLEASPGSLTVVIGPSGAGKTSLLRTITGLDPVDSGTIRFDDVDVTGASPSQRNTSFVPHEPALLGVRSVARNIAMPLEARQQTATEIADRIGVQTHSLRIGHLLTRSAAELSAGEAQMVQVARALVHMPDVLLLDEPFAAIEGERSAVLRRELRYLQLEFGVTTFMATNDPADVADVADRIVVMEQGRMVQVGTFAQVFEHPRTAASAVLTGDASIDRVSVEPDGGGAWLVHPDFRVRAWASNVRAHAGRDLLMITRPEWWQPTVGAGDVAGTVVRTMTWSGAATTTVDIGGREIVVRQPVGDVGERVRLKLQRWVLLDPLDGFAIR, translated from the coding sequence GTGACACAGGTGGCGCTCGAGCACGTGACCGTCCGCAGGCAGAGCAACACCATCCTCGACGATGTCTCGCTCGAGGCATCGCCGGGCTCGCTGACCGTGGTGATCGGACCGTCCGGAGCGGGCAAGACGTCTTTGCTGCGGACCATCACCGGGCTCGATCCGGTCGACTCCGGCACGATCCGGTTCGACGATGTCGATGTGACCGGAGCGTCGCCGAGCCAACGGAACACCTCGTTCGTGCCGCACGAACCGGCACTCCTCGGCGTGCGCAGTGTCGCCCGGAACATCGCCATGCCGCTGGAAGCACGCCAGCAGACCGCGACCGAGATCGCCGATCGCATCGGCGTCCAGACCCACAGCCTTCGCATCGGCCATCTCCTGACGCGCAGTGCAGCCGAACTCTCGGCGGGCGAGGCACAGATGGTGCAGGTCGCCCGTGCTCTCGTGCACATGCCCGACGTGTTACTCCTCGATGAGCCGTTCGCCGCGATCGAGGGTGAACGATCGGCGGTGCTGCGTCGCGAGTTGCGCTACTTGCAGCTTGAGTTCGGGGTCACCACCTTCATGGCAACGAACGACCCTGCCGACGTCGCCGACGTCGCCGACCGGATCGTCGTGATGGAACAGGGCCGGATGGTGCAGGTGGGCACATTCGCCCAGGTGTTCGAGCATCCGAGAACTGCGGCGTCGGCCGTCCTCACGGGCGACGCGTCCATCGACCGAGTGTCCGTCGAACCCGACGGCGGCGGCGCATGGCTCGTCCACCCCGATTTCCGGGTCCGCGCCTGGGCGTCGAACGTTCGGGCTCACGCCGGGCGAGATCTGCTGATGATCACCCGGCCCGAGTGGTGGCAGCCGACGGTCGGTGCCGGCGATGTCGCCGGCACCGTGGTGCGGACGATGACGTGGTCGGGCGCCGCCACCACGACGGTCGACATCGGCGGCCGGGAGATCGTCGTCCGTCAGCCGGTCGGTGACGTCGGCGAGCGGGTCCGCCTCAAGCTCCAGCGGTGGGTCCTGCTCGACCCGCTCGATGGCTTCGCCATCCGGTGA
- a CDS encoding DUF4126 domain-containing protein, protein MDIGTAMGAGWSSGISVYGVLAVLGLAGRFDWVDAPSFVEQWWVIATAVVLFCVEFVIDKIALLDTVWDGVHTFVRPAIGGLLMATATDTAWSTPALAASGVLLALSSHSAKASTRLVVNSSPEPASNVVVSLAEDGLAAAVMAIAIARPELAVAVVALLTVLSIAAAFVLYRVARRLGRNLRAATSRRRGQGDPPDPTPV, encoded by the coding sequence GTGGATATCGGCACGGCGATGGGGGCGGGGTGGTCGTCGGGTATCAGCGTGTACGGCGTTCTGGCGGTGCTCGGTCTCGCCGGTCGCTTCGACTGGGTCGACGCTCCGTCGTTCGTCGAGCAGTGGTGGGTGATCGCCACGGCGGTCGTGCTGTTCTGCGTCGAGTTCGTCATCGACAAGATCGCCCTTCTCGACACGGTCTGGGACGGTGTCCACACGTTCGTCCGGCCGGCGATCGGTGGACTCCTGATGGCGACGGCGACCGACACGGCCTGGTCGACTCCCGCGCTCGCTGCGTCCGGCGTACTCCTGGCGTTGAGCAGCCACAGCGCAAAAGCGTCGACGAGGCTCGTCGTCAACTCGTCGCCCGAACCGGCGTCGAACGTCGTGGTCAGCCTGGCCGAGGACGGGCTCGCGGCCGCGGTGATGGCGATCGCCATTGCCCGCCCGGAACTCGCCGTCGCCGTCGTCGCGCTGTTGACCGTGCTGTCGATCGCAGCGGCTTTCGTGCTGTACCGCGTCGCTCGTCGCCTCGGCCGCAACCTCCGTGCGGCGACATCGCGTCGCCGTGGCCAGGGCGACCCGCCCGACCCGACACCGGTCTGA
- a CDS encoding RDD family protein — protein sequence MNTEPRTGYQPLDAPHRPRYRSAPFVQRAGALVLDAVVAFVCVPVPVQVYFLLTGRGGLQCTWNDNTEVCLTDPADARLSRIMFWTLATVFALAFSWAVSRRRTLGQAAVGIRVADATTGAPVSFGRATVRTLAMVVSLVPLGLGFWWALVDRDRRTWHDLIARTTAIAV from the coding sequence ATGAACACCGAACCACGAACGGGCTATCAGCCGCTCGACGCACCACACCGGCCGAGGTACCGGTCGGCGCCGTTCGTGCAGCGCGCCGGCGCGCTCGTGCTCGACGCCGTGGTGGCGTTCGTCTGTGTGCCGGTCCCGGTGCAGGTCTACTTCCTGCTGACCGGTCGCGGCGGACTCCAGTGCACGTGGAACGACAACACGGAGGTCTGTCTCACCGATCCGGCCGACGCACGGTTGAGCCGGATCATGTTCTGGACGCTCGCCACCGTCTTCGCGCTGGCGTTCAGCTGGGCGGTCAGCCGCCGTCGGACGCTCGGGCAGGCGGCAGTCGGGATCCGCGTCGCCGATGCCACCACCGGCGCGCCGGTGTCGTTCGGACGTGCCACCGTTCGGACGCTCGCCATGGTGGTGAGCCTCGTGCCGCTCGGGCTCGGGTTCTGGTGGGCCCTGGTCGACAGAGACCGGCGCACGTGGCACGACCTGATCGCCCGCACCACGGCGATCGCCGTCTGA